The following are encoded in a window of Pirellulales bacterium genomic DNA:
- a CDS encoding DUF2007 domain-containing protein — protein MVDLVTVETYTDPIEASLAKNDLIESGIKAVLIGEEANALWHVPTEMAMIKLQVAAEDAARAAEILKSPARTISSDEELAEEAEAAPEKDGNDEEA, from the coding sequence ATGGTCGATCTCGTGACTGTCGAAACCTATACCGATCCGATCGAGGCGTCGCTGGCCAAGAATGATCTGATCGAATCGGGCATAAAGGCCGTGCTGATCGGCGAAGAGGCGAATGCCTTGTGGCACGTGCCGACCGAAATGGCGATGATCAAACTGCAAGTTGCCGCCGAAGACGCCGCGCGCGCCGCCGAAATCCTAAAATCCCCCGCGCGAACCATCTCCTCCGACGAAGAACTGGCCGAGGAAGCTGAAGCGGCGCCGGAGAAAGATGGCAACGACGAGGAAGCTTAA